From the genome of Phreatobacter cathodiphilus, one region includes:
- a CDS encoding outer membrane protein assembly factor BamD, with product MQKHPVDGQPSDQALSAHPARSASARAVVMAAVLAVSLPLGACANAPSFGNLFGGNVDSASLPDEPAEKLYNEGIALQNRRDWRRAALKFMEIDRTHPYTEWAKRALVMAAYSYYEAQDYEETINQARRYLQLHPGSNDAAYAQYLMGAAQYDQIPDVQRDQTRTERALVVLEEVTRKWPQSEYAIAARRKVEVARDQLAGREMTVAKYYLDRRQFAGAINRYRTVISQFQTTRHVEEALARLVECYMALGIVNEAQTAAAVLGHNFPDSQWYKDSYALIQGQGLSPREDTGSWISRAFRRITG from the coding sequence GTGCAGAAGCATCCCGTGGATGGGCAGCCCTCGGATCAGGCCCTTTCGGCGCATCCCGCCCGCAGCGCTTCGGCGCGCGCGGTGGTCATGGCCGCGGTTCTGGCGGTCTCGCTCCCGCTCGGCGCCTGCGCCAACGCTCCGTCCTTCGGCAACCTGTTCGGCGGCAATGTCGATTCGGCCAGCCTTCCCGACGAGCCGGCCGAAAAGCTCTACAACGAGGGCATCGCCCTGCAGAACCGCCGCGACTGGCGTCGCGCCGCCCTGAAGTTCATGGAAATCGACCGCACCCATCCCTACACGGAATGGGCCAAGCGGGCCCTCGTCATGGCCGCCTATTCCTACTACGAGGCGCAGGACTACGAGGAGACGATCAACCAGGCCCGCCGCTATCTGCAGCTTCACCCCGGCTCCAACGACGCCGCCTATGCCCAGTACCTGATGGGCGCCGCGCAGTATGACCAGATCCCCGACGTCCAGCGCGACCAGACCCGCACCGAGCGCGCCCTGGTGGTCCTGGAAGAGGTCACCCGCAAGTGGCCGCAGTCGGAATATGCCATCGCCGCCCGCCGCAAGGTCGAGGTCGCCCGCGACCAGCTCGCCGGTCGCGAGATGACGGTCGCCAAATACTATCTCGACCGCCGCCAGTTCGCCGGCGCCATCAACCGCTACCGCACGGTGATCTCCCAGTTCCAGACGACCCGCCACGTCGAGGAGGCGCTCGCCCGCCTCGTCGAGTGCTACATGGCGCTCGGCATCGTCAACGAGGCGCAGACCGCCGCCGCCGTCCTCGGCCACAACTTCCCGGACAGCCAGTGGTACAAGGACAGCTACGCGCTGATCCAGGGCCAGGGCCTCTCGCCCCGCGAGGACACCGGCTCGTGGATCAGCCGCGCCTTCCGCCGCATCACCGGCTGA